The following proteins are co-located in the Oceanimonas sp. GK1 genome:
- the coaE gene encoding dephospho-CoA kinase (Dephospho-CoA kinase (CoaE) performs the final step in coenzyme A biosynthesis.) produces MSYVVGLTGGIGSGKSTVANLFAERGVDIIDADIIAREVVAPGEPALAAIAEHFGAGVITDRGELDRRALRDRVFGHPQEKDWLNALLHPLIRERMVAACAASTSPYCLLVVPLLVENKLTGLCNRVLVVDVSPEVQLARTVKRDQAVEAQIRAIMAAQASREQRLAAADDVIDNNSPDQTELQSEVMRLHQQYSALAKGVNGET; encoded by the coding sequence CGGCATCGGCAGCGGCAAAAGCACGGTCGCTAACCTGTTTGCCGAACGGGGCGTGGACATCATTGATGCGGACATCATCGCCCGCGAGGTGGTGGCCCCCGGCGAACCGGCGCTGGCGGCCATTGCCGAACACTTTGGCGCTGGCGTTATCACCGACCGCGGCGAACTGGACCGGCGCGCGTTGCGTGACCGCGTATTCGGCCATCCCCAGGAAAAAGACTGGCTCAATGCCCTGCTGCACCCGCTGATCCGGGAGCGCATGGTGGCCGCCTGCGCGGCCAGTACCTCTCCCTACTGCCTGCTGGTGGTGCCGCTGCTGGTGGAAAACAAGCTCACCGGCCTGTGCAACCGGGTGCTGGTGGTGGACGTCAGCCCCGAGGTGCAGCTTGCGCGTACGGTCAAACGGGACCAAGCCGTTGAAGCCCAAATTCGCGCCATCATGGCCGCCCAGGCCAGCCGGGAACAACGCCTCGCCGCTGCCGACGACGTGATCGATAACAACAGCCCCGACCAGACGGAGCTGCAAAGTGAGGTGATGCGGCTGCACCAGCAGTATTCGGCACTGGCGAAAGGCGTAAACGGCGAGACGTGA
- the trmB gene encoding tRNA (guanosine(46)-N7)-methyltransferase TrmB: MTEQNPPAQTEEDLRKRKIRSFVRREGRLTKGQEKALAEQWPVMGIEFSGEPLDLDAVFGRAAPRVLEIGFGMGGSLVAMAAAAPEQDFIGIEVHTPGVGACLMGAAEAKLTNLRVMCHDAVEVFEQMLPEQSLDRVQLFFPDPWHKKRHHKRRIVQPAFVEMVRSKLKIGGEFHMATDWENYAEHMLEVMQAAPGYANASTTGDYMPRPDYRPLTKFEQRGHRLGHGVWDLIFTRTE; the protein is encoded by the coding sequence ATGACAGAACAGAACCCGCCCGCCCAGACCGAGGAAGATCTGCGCAAGCGCAAAATTCGCAGCTTTGTGCGCCGGGAAGGCCGCCTGACCAAGGGCCAGGAAAAGGCGCTGGCGGAGCAGTGGCCGGTGATGGGCATTGAGTTTTCCGGTGAGCCGCTGGATCTGGACGCGGTGTTTGGCCGAGCCGCGCCGCGGGTGCTGGAAATTGGCTTCGGCATGGGGGGCTCATTGGTGGCAATGGCCGCCGCCGCGCCGGAGCAGGACTTTATCGGCATTGAAGTGCACACCCCGGGTGTGGGCGCCTGCCTGATGGGCGCGGCGGAAGCCAAGCTTACCAACCTGAGGGTGATGTGCCACGACGCGGTGGAAGTGTTCGAGCAAATGCTGCCCGAGCAGAGCCTGGACCGGGTACAGCTGTTTTTCCCGGATCCCTGGCACAAGAAACGCCACCACAAGCGCCGCATTGTGCAGCCGGCCTTTGTGGAAATGGTGCGCAGCAAACTGAAAATCGGCGGTGAATTCCACATGGCCACCGACTGGGAAAACTACGCCGAGCACATGCTGGAAGTGATGCAGGCCGCTCCCGGTTACGCCAATGCCTCGACCACCGGTGACTACATGCCGCGGCCCGATTACCGGCCGCTGACCAAGTTCGAACAGCGCGGCCACCGCCTGGGCCACGGCGTCTGGGATCTGATCTTTACCCGCACCGAGTAA
- the lysS gene encoding lysine--tRNA ligase, translated as MTTEQQQDENKLIAERRAKLEQIRKGCPANGHPNDFRRQHLAAELQAEFGEQDKETLESLGKVASVAGRIMAKRGPFLALQDMSGRIQAYATKEAQAFIKEQYNGLDIGDIIGVTGTLHKSGKGDLYVNMDSFQLLTKALRPLPEKFHGLSDQETRYRQRYLDLITNEESRQTFMVRSKVMAAIRSFMNRHGFMEVETPMMQVIPGGASARPFITHHNALDLDMYLRIAPELYLKRLVVGGFEKVFEINRNFRNEGLSPRHNPEFTMMEFYWAYADYRDLMDFTEEMLRTVTTEVLGSAEVKYGEETFDFGKPFARLSMKDAILKYNPEVTLDQLATYESACEVAKDLKIKVEKSWGLGRVITEIFEETAEHRLIQPTFITEYPAEVSPLARRNDNDPSITDRFEFFIGGREIANGFSELNDAEDQAQRFRDQVEQKDAGDDEAMFYDEDYVTSLEHGLPPTAGQGIGIDRLVMLLTDSHTIRDVILFPTLRPQR; from the coding sequence ATGACGACAGAGCAGCAACAAGACGAGAACAAGCTCATTGCCGAGCGCCGGGCCAAGCTCGAGCAGATCCGCAAGGGCTGCCCGGCCAACGGTCACCCCAACGATTTCCGCCGCCAGCACCTGGCCGCCGAGCTGCAGGCCGAATTTGGCGAGCAGGACAAAGAGACCCTGGAGTCCCTCGGCAAGGTGGCCTCGGTCGCCGGCCGCATCATGGCCAAGCGCGGCCCCTTCCTGGCCCTGCAGGACATGTCCGGCCGCATTCAGGCCTATGCCACCAAGGAGGCTCAGGCCTTTATCAAGGAGCAGTACAACGGCCTGGATATCGGCGACATCATCGGCGTGACCGGCACCCTGCACAAGTCCGGCAAGGGCGATCTCTATGTCAACATGGACAGCTTCCAGCTGCTGACCAAGGCCCTGCGCCCGCTGCCCGAGAAGTTCCACGGCCTGTCGGATCAGGAAACCCGCTACCGTCAGCGTTACCTGGATCTCATCACCAACGAAGAGTCCCGCCAGACCTTCATGGTGCGCTCAAAAGTGATGGCCGCCATTCGCAGCTTTATGAACCGCCACGGCTTCATGGAAGTGGAAACCCCCATGATGCAGGTGATCCCCGGTGGTGCCTCGGCCCGTCCGTTTATCACCCATCACAATGCGCTGGATCTGGACATGTACCTGCGTATCGCCCCCGAGCTTTATTTGAAGCGGCTGGTGGTGGGCGGTTTCGAGAAGGTGTTCGAAATTAACCGCAACTTCCGCAACGAAGGCCTGTCGCCCCGGCACAACCCCGAGTTCACCATGATGGAGTTCTACTGGGCCTACGCCGACTACCGCGACCTGATGGACTTCACCGAGGAAATGCTGCGCACCGTCACCACCGAGGTGCTGGGTAGCGCCGAAGTGAAATACGGCGAGGAGACCTTTGACTTCGGCAAGCCGTTCGCGCGCCTGAGCATGAAAGACGCCATCCTCAAGTACAACCCGGAAGTGACTCTGGACCAGCTGGCGACTTACGAGTCCGCCTGTGAAGTGGCCAAGGATCTCAAGATCAAGGTAGAGAAGAGCTGGGGCCTGGGCCGGGTGATCACCGAGATCTTCGAGGAGACCGCCGAGCACCGCCTGATCCAGCCGACCTTCATCACCGAATACCCGGCGGAAGTATCGCCGCTGGCGCGGCGCAACGACAACGATCCGAGCATCACCGATCGCTTCGAGTTCTTTATCGGTGGCCGCGAGATCGCCAACGGTTTCTCCGAGCTGAACGACGCCGAGGATCAGGCTCAGCGTTTCCGCGATCAGGTGGAGCAGAAGGACGCCGGTGACGACGAGGCCATGTTCTACGACGAGGACTACGTGACCTCGCTGGAGCACGGCCTGCCGCCCACCGCCGGCCAGGGCATCGGCATCGACCGTCTGGTGATGCTGCTGACCGACTCCCACACCATTCGTGACGTGATCCTGTTCCCGACCCTGCGTCCGCAGCGGTAA
- the prfB gene encoding peptide chain release factor 2 (programmed frameshift), with amino-acid sequence MFETNPVYNKLKELSERAQLLRGYLDYDAKKERLEEVNAELEQPDVWNQPERAQALGKERSALETVVETLDELDQGIADIGELVELAVEEEDEDTFEEAKSDLAGLEKKLEDLEFRRMFSGEQDAADCYLDLQAGSGGTEAQDWCNMVLRMYLRWGEARGFKTEIIELSEGEVAGIKSATVKFTGEYAFGWLRTESGVHRLVRKSPFDSGGRRHTSFCSAFVYPEIDDNIEIEINPSDLRVDTYRASGAGGQHVNRTDSAVRITHEPTGIVVQCQNDRSQHKNRDQAMKQLKAKLYEFELQKQNAEKQALEDSKSDIGWGSQIRSYVLDDARIKDLRTGVETRNTQAVLDGGLDKFIEASLKSGL; translated from the exons ATGTTTGAAACAAACCCTGTGTACAACAAACTTAAGGAGCTGTCTGAACGGGCGCAGCTTCTTAGGGGGTACCTT GACTATGACGCCAAGAAAGAGCGTCTGGAAGAAGTAAACGCCGAGCTGGAACAGCCGGATGTGTGGAACCAGCCCGAGCGCGCCCAGGCACTGGGTAAGGAAAGATCCGCCCTGGAAACCGTGGTGGAAACCCTGGACGAGCTGGATCAGGGCATTGCCGACATCGGCGAGCTGGTTGAGCTGGCGGTGGAAGAAGAAGACGAAGACACCTTCGAAGAAGCCAAATCCGACCTGGCGGGCCTTGAGAAAAAGCTTGAGGATCTGGAGTTTCGCCGCATGTTCTCCGGCGAGCAGGATGCCGCCGACTGCTACCTGGATCTGCAGGCCGGCTCCGGCGGTACCGAGGCTCAGGACTGGTGCAACATGGTGCTGCGCATGTACCTGCGCTGGGGTGAGGCCCGCGGTTTCAAAACCGAGATCATCGAACTGTCGGAAGGCGAAGTGGCCGGCATCAAGTCCGCCACCGTCAAGTTTACCGGCGAATACGCCTTTGGCTGGCTGCGCACCGAATCCGGTGTACACCGCCTGGTGCGGAAATCTCCGTTCGACTCCGGTGGCCGCCGCCACACCTCGTTCTGCTCTGCCTTTGTGTATCCGGAAATCGACGACAACATCGAGATCGAGATCAACCCGTCCGACCTGCGGGTAGATACCTACCGCGCCTCCGGCGCCGGTGGTCAGCACGTTAACCGGACCGACTCGGCGGTGCGGATTACCCACGAGCCCACCGGCATCGTAGTGCAGTGTCAGAACGATCGTTCCCAGCACAAGAACCGCGATCAGGCGATGAAGCAGCTGAAGGCCAAGCTCTATGAGTTTGAGCTGCAAAAGCAGAACGCCGAAAAGCAGGCGCTGGAAGACAGCAAGTCCGACATCGGCTGGGGCAGCCAGATCCGCTCCTATGTGCTGGACGACGCCCGCATCAAGGATCTGCGCACCGGCGTGGAAACCCGCAACACCCAGGCGGTGCTGGACGGCGGTCTGGACAAGTTTATTGAAGCCAGCCTCAAGTCCGGGCTGTAA
- a CDS encoding amino acid ABC transporter substrate-binding protein, translated as MTGSLQAATLDDVKQRGVLKCGVNSGLPGFSNPDDKGVWKGLDVDLCRGIAAAVFNDADKVQYIPLNAKERLTALQSGEIDVLSRNTTWTSSRDTELGVNFTGINYFDGQGFLIKKDLGVASAKDLDGAAICIQSGTTTELNVADYFRRNGIGYSAVVFDTSEQTVQGLEAGRCDVLTSDLSQLYALRIKLSDPDGAVALPEVISKEPLGPSVRQGDDQWFNIVKWTHFAMVNAEELGLTKANVDSMKNSENPDIRRLLGLEADFGKGMGLDKEWAYRIIKLVGNYGEIFEANVGQGSPLKIDRGLNALWTEGGLQYAPPVR; from the coding sequence ATGACAGGGAGCCTTCAGGCCGCCACCCTGGATGACGTCAAGCAACGAGGAGTACTCAAGTGCGGCGTTAACAGTGGCTTGCCGGGATTTTCCAACCCCGATGACAAGGGAGTATGGAAAGGGCTGGACGTGGATCTGTGCCGGGGCATCGCCGCCGCCGTATTCAATGACGCCGACAAGGTGCAGTACATTCCGCTCAATGCCAAGGAACGCCTGACCGCCCTGCAGTCGGGCGAGATTGACGTGCTGTCGCGCAACACCACCTGGACCTCCAGCCGGGATACCGAACTCGGTGTCAATTTCACCGGCATAAACTATTTCGACGGCCAGGGCTTCCTGATCAAGAAGGATCTGGGCGTGGCCAGCGCCAAGGATCTGGACGGCGCCGCCATCTGCATCCAGTCGGGCACCACCACCGAACTGAACGTGGCCGACTACTTCCGCCGCAACGGCATCGGCTACAGTGCCGTGGTGTTCGATACCTCGGAGCAGACCGTACAGGGGCTGGAAGCCGGCCGCTGCGACGTGCTGACTTCGGATCTTTCGCAACTCTATGCCCTGCGCATAAAGCTGTCCGATCCCGACGGCGCCGTTGCCCTGCCCGAAGTCATTTCCAAGGAGCCGCTGGGCCCCTCGGTACGCCAGGGTGATGACCAGTGGTTCAATATCGTGAAATGGACCCATTTCGCCATGGTCAATGCCGAAGAACTGGGCCTGACCAAGGCCAACGTCGACAGCATGAAAAACAGCGAAAACCCGGACATTCGCCGGCTGCTCGGACTGGAAGCCGACTTTGGCAAAGGCATGGGGCTCGACAAGGAATGGGCTTACCGCATCATCAAGCTGGTGGGCAATTATGGCGAGATCTTCGAGGCCAATGTGGGCCAGGGTTCGCCGCTGAAAATAGACCGGGGCCTGAACGCACTGTGGACCGAAGGCGGCCTGCAGTACGCACCGCCGGTGCGCTGA
- a CDS encoding amino acid ABC transporter permease: MSSPAKHSPPPVKFWRDPTKRALLFQILLLGAVAAFIGFIVNNTLNNLSTRGITTGFGFLDDPAGFAIAQSLIPYAETDTYGRTFVVGLLNTLLVSFLGIIGATLLGFVIGVARLSPNWLIARLASAYVELFRNIPLLLQMFFWYFAVLRTLPSPRDSLSLNDSAFLNVRGLYLPEPVPGAGFHWVWLALLLAVALAVWLIRFNHHRQEATGRRLPAWWMAFGLITLLPLITFVTLGSPLEWNYPELRGFNFRGGMTIIPEFLALWLSLTVYTAAFIAEIVRSGIQAISHGQTEAAHALGIKDSLTLRLVIIPQALRVIIPPLTSQYLNLTKNSSLATAIGYPDLVSVFAGTTLNQTGQAIEVIAITMLVYLVISLSVSFFMNWFNSRMALVER, encoded by the coding sequence ATGTCATCACCGGCCAAACATTCCCCTCCCCCGGTAAAGTTCTGGCGCGACCCGACCAAGCGCGCCCTGCTGTTTCAGATATTGCTGCTGGGCGCCGTCGCCGCCTTTATCGGCTTTATCGTCAACAATACCCTTAACAATCTCAGCACCCGGGGCATTACCACCGGCTTTGGTTTTCTCGACGATCCGGCCGGTTTCGCCATCGCCCAGTCCTTGATCCCCTATGCCGAAACCGACACCTATGGCCGTACCTTTGTGGTGGGCCTGCTCAACACCCTGCTGGTGTCGTTTCTCGGCATTATAGGTGCCACCCTGCTGGGCTTTGTTATCGGCGTCGCCCGGCTGTCGCCGAACTGGCTGATTGCCCGGCTGGCCTCGGCCTATGTGGAGCTGTTCCGCAATATTCCGCTGCTGCTGCAGATGTTTTTCTGGTATTTCGCGGTACTGCGCACCCTGCCAAGCCCCCGCGACAGCCTCAGCCTGAATGACAGCGCCTTCCTGAACGTGCGTGGCCTCTACCTGCCCGAGCCCGTACCGGGCGCCGGCTTTCACTGGGTGTGGCTGGCCCTGCTGCTGGCCGTCGCCCTGGCGGTCTGGCTGATCCGCTTCAACCACCACCGTCAGGAAGCCACCGGCCGGCGCCTGCCCGCCTGGTGGATGGCCTTCGGGCTGATCACTTTACTGCCCCTCATCACCTTTGTGACACTGGGCTCCCCGCTGGAATGGAACTACCCCGAGCTGCGCGGCTTCAACTTTCGCGGCGGCATGACCATTATTCCCGAGTTTCTGGCACTGTGGTTGTCCCTTACCGTTTACACCGCCGCCTTTATTGCCGAAATTGTGCGCTCCGGTATTCAGGCCATTTCCCACGGCCAGACCGAGGCGGCCCATGCGCTGGGCATCAAGGACAGCCTGACCCTGCGGCTGGTGATCATCCCCCAGGCGCTGCGGGTGATCATACCGCCGCTGACCAGCCAGTATCTCAACCTGACCAAAAACTCGTCACTGGCCACCGCCATCGGCTACCCGGATCTGGTGTCGGTGTTCGCCGGCACCACCCTCAACCAGACCGGGCAGGCCATTGAAGTCATCGCCATCACCATGCTGGTATACCTCGTCATCAGCCTGTCGGTGTCGTTCTTTATGAACTGGTTCAACAGCCGCATGGCCCTGGTGGAGAGATAA
- a CDS encoding amino acid ABC transporter permease: MYKDTLTPERPAPSSSSGLMGWLRTNLFSGPLNTAVTLFGLYALYLILVPIIDWAFLRADWTGASRDACVSGGACWVFITNRLQQFTYGFYPTAELWRINLTFVLFVVQLLWLALPRLPGKMWLAPFMVLVFPVIAWLLLYGGYFGLTEVPTHQWGGLTLTLILAVVGITAALPIGTLLALGRRSHMPIVRSLSVVFIEFWRGVPLITVLFMSSVMLPLFVPEELTLDKLVRAMIGIIFFQSAYMAEVVRGGLQAIPKGQYEAAEALGLNYWKLMVLVVLPQALKLMIPGIVNTFIALFKDTSLVLIIGLFDLLAIVQAGLADPNWLGYATEGYVFAGLVFWVFCYGMSKYSQYLERKLHTGHKKR; the protein is encoded by the coding sequence ATGTACAAGGACACCCTGACCCCGGAGCGTCCCGCTCCGTCCTCCAGCAGCGGGCTGATGGGCTGGTTGCGCACCAACCTGTTTTCCGGCCCGCTCAACACGGCGGTCACCCTGTTTGGCCTGTACGCCCTGTACCTGATATTGGTCCCCATCATCGACTGGGCCTTTCTCCGAGCTGACTGGACCGGCGCCAGCCGGGATGCCTGCGTCAGCGGCGGCGCCTGCTGGGTGTTCATCACCAACCGGCTGCAACAGTTTACCTATGGTTTTTATCCCACCGCCGAGCTGTGGCGCATCAACCTGACCTTTGTGCTGTTTGTGGTGCAGCTGTTGTGGCTGGCCCTGCCCCGGCTGCCGGGCAAAATGTGGCTGGCTCCCTTTATGGTGCTGGTGTTTCCGGTCATCGCCTGGCTGTTGCTCTATGGCGGGTACTTTGGCCTGACCGAGGTGCCCACCCACCAGTGGGGCGGCCTCACCCTGACCCTGATCCTGGCGGTGGTGGGCATTACCGCCGCCCTGCCCATCGGCACCCTGCTGGCCCTGGGCCGGCGCTCCCACATGCCGATAGTGCGCAGCCTGTCGGTGGTGTTTATCGAGTTCTGGCGCGGGGTGCCGCTGATTACCGTGCTGTTTATGTCGTCGGTGATGCTGCCACTGTTCGTGCCCGAGGAGCTGACCCTCGACAAGCTGGTGCGGGCCATGATCGGCATCATTTTCTTTCAGTCCGCCTACATGGCGGAAGTGGTGCGCGGCGGCCTGCAGGCCATTCCCAAGGGCCAGTACGAGGCGGCCGAGGCCCTGGGCCTGAACTACTGGAAGCTGATGGTACTGGTGGTGCTGCCCCAGGCGCTCAAGCTGATGATTCCCGGCATCGTCAATACCTTTATCGCCCTGTTCAAGGACACCAGCCTGGTGCTGATCATCGGCCTGTTCGACCTGCTGGCCATCGTGCAGGCGGGGCTGGCGGATCCCAACTGGCTGGGCTACGCCACCGAGGGTTATGTGTTTGCCGGCCTGGTGTTCTGGGTGTTCTGCTACGGCATGTCGAAATACAGCCAGTACCTGGAGCGCAAGCTGCATACCGGCCACAAGAAACGTTAG
- a CDS encoding amino acid ABC transporter ATP-binding protein: protein MVTLRGVNKWYGDFHVLRDIDLTVTKGERIVICGPSGSGKSTLIRCINRLEEHQQGDIIVRGTPLTNDVKNIETIRREVGMVFQHFNLFPHLTVLENCTLAQIWVRKTPKRQAEEVAMKLLARVKIENQAKKYPGQLSGGQQQRVAIARSLCMNPEIMLFDEPTSALDPEMIKEVLDVMIELAKEGMTMMCVTHEMGFARTVADRVIFMDAGQIIEENDPETFFHHPQSERTQLFLSQILGN from the coding sequence ATGGTAACCCTGCGCGGGGTCAACAAATGGTATGGCGACTTTCACGTGTTACGCGATATCGACCTGACCGTGACCAAGGGCGAGCGCATCGTGATCTGTGGGCCGTCCGGTTCGGGCAAGTCCACCCTGATCCGCTGCATCAACCGGCTGGAAGAGCACCAGCAGGGCGACATCATCGTGCGCGGCACCCCGCTCACCAACGACGTCAAAAACATTGAAACCATTCGCCGGGAAGTGGGCATGGTGTTTCAGCACTTCAACCTGTTTCCGCACCTGACGGTGCTGGAAAACTGCACCCTGGCACAGATTTGGGTGCGCAAGACCCCCAAGCGACAGGCAGAAGAAGTGGCCATGAAACTGCTGGCCCGGGTCAAAATCGAAAACCAGGCCAAAAAGTATCCGGGGCAGCTATCCGGCGGTCAGCAGCAGCGGGTGGCCATCGCCCGCAGCCTGTGCATGAACCCGGAGATCATGCTGTTCGACGAGCCCACCTCGGCGCTGGATCCGGAAATGATCAAGGAAGTGCTGGACGTGATGATCGAGCTGGCGAAGGAAGGCATGACCATGATGTGCGTCACCCACGAGATGGGCTTTGCCCGCACCGTGGCGGACCGGGTGATTTTCATGGACGCCGGACAGATTATTGAAGAGAACGATCCCGAGACCTTCTTCCACCACCCTCAGTCGGAGCGCACCCAGCTGTTTTTGAGTCAGATCCTGGGCAACTGA
- a CDS encoding methyl-accepting chemotaxis protein — translation MKNLKLKHKILLSFIAAIVLIVAVLSSLSFRDMKAQLYHDNTALVAGLAEREATKIATWLNSRQAMLAAAANHLQDDPHPALQLIEQAGDFQLGYFGTAEGVMLDAQPRDRSNYDPRVRPWYRQAVQENRAIVTPPYEDATFGGTVVTLARPVTDTAGRLQGVIGADVAISSLIAGVNAIELPAEGYAMMLSQNGTVIAYQDASLALQPATRIDAALTADNLSRWQQLTRLNPAQLNQTDKLVYAQAVPDSDWQLLFVLDQAALEAPLTGLVWRQLGVSILVILAAVVLIGLLMQYLLGPLVKVSRALAQIADGRGDLTQRIELHGRDEVGLLAANFNRFVASQAELIRQIRHQAEHLGGNAEQASVRANQTVTELGRAQQEITLVATAVTEMASATQEIAHNAEQTATAAQQSSASTEQGKQLVNKTRDSIFSLAKEMEQAAAVITRLDQHAHDISSVLATIQGVAEQTNLLALNAAIEAARAGEQGRGFAVVADEVRVLSQRTHASTEEIQGTIATLQQATGEAVTLMQASRNMAELSVEDAEAAAGALEEITAAVGLISDMASQIATAAEEQSQVTGEITQNTTAIKDVSDELASDAEQSLKQSRDLHQQAGELNGLVSAFTL, via the coding sequence ATGAAAAACCTGAAACTAAAGCACAAGATACTGCTCAGTTTTATTGCAGCCATCGTGCTGATCGTGGCCGTGCTCAGCAGCCTCAGCTTCAGAGACATGAAAGCCCAGCTCTACCACGACAACACCGCCCTGGTAGCCGGCCTGGCCGAACGGGAAGCGACCAAGATCGCCACCTGGCTGAACAGCCGCCAGGCCATGCTCGCCGCCGCCGCCAACCATTTGCAGGACGATCCTCATCCGGCATTGCAGCTGATTGAGCAGGCCGGCGACTTTCAGCTGGGCTACTTCGGTACTGCCGAGGGGGTGATGCTTGATGCCCAGCCCCGGGATCGCAGTAACTATGATCCCCGCGTTCGCCCCTGGTACCGACAGGCCGTGCAGGAAAACCGCGCCATCGTTACACCGCCCTACGAGGATGCCACCTTTGGCGGCACCGTGGTCACCCTGGCCCGGCCGGTCACAGACACCGCCGGCCGGCTGCAAGGGGTGATCGGGGCCGACGTGGCCATCTCCAGCCTGATTGCCGGCGTCAACGCCATCGAGCTGCCCGCCGAGGGCTATGCCATGATGCTGAGCCAGAACGGCACTGTCATCGCCTACCAGGATGCCAGCCTGGCCCTGCAGCCGGCCACCCGCATTGACGCCGCGCTGACCGCGGACAACCTGTCCCGCTGGCAGCAACTCACCCGCCTCAATCCGGCGCAGCTGAACCAGACGGACAAGCTGGTCTATGCCCAGGCGGTGCCCGACAGTGACTGGCAACTGCTGTTCGTTCTCGACCAGGCCGCGCTGGAAGCCCCCCTCACCGGCCTGGTATGGCGCCAACTGGGCGTATCCATCCTGGTGATCCTCGCCGCCGTGGTGCTGATCGGCCTGCTGATGCAATACCTGCTAGGGCCCCTGGTCAAGGTATCCCGGGCCCTGGCCCAGATTGCCGATGGCCGGGGCGATCTGACCCAGCGCATCGAGCTGCACGGCCGGGACGAAGTCGGCCTGCTGGCCGCCAACTTCAACCGTTTTGTGGCCAGCCAGGCGGAGCTTATTCGCCAGATCCGTCACCAGGCCGAACACCTGGGAGGCAACGCCGAGCAGGCCTCGGTGCGCGCCAACCAGACCGTCACCGAGCTGGGCCGGGCCCAGCAGGAAATTACCCTGGTGGCCACCGCCGTGACCGAAATGGCCTCGGCCACCCAGGAAATCGCCCACAATGCCGAGCAGACCGCCACCGCCGCCCAGCAATCGAGCGCCAGCACCGAGCAGGGCAAGCAGCTGGTCAACAAGACCCGGGATTCGATTTTCTCGCTGGCCAAGGAAATGGAACAGGCGGCGGCGGTGATCACCCGCCTCGATCAGCACGCCCACGATATTTCCAGCGTACTGGCCACCATTCAGGGGGTGGCCGAGCAGACCAACCTGCTGGCGCTGAACGCCGCCATCGAGGCGGCCCGGGCCGGCGAGCAGGGCCGGGGCTTTGCAGTGGTGGCCGACGAGGTGCGGGTGCTGTCCCAGCGTACCCATGCGTCCACCGAGGAAATTCAGGGCACCATCGCCACCCTGCAACAGGCCACCGGCGAAGCGGTAACACTGATGCAGGCCAGCCGCAACATGGCCGAGCTGAGCGTGGAAGACGCCGAGGCCGCCGCCGGCGCCCTGGAAGAGATCACCGCCGCCGTGGGGCTGATTTCCGACATGGCCAGCCAGATTGCCACCGCCGCCGAGGAGCAAAGCCAGGTAACCGGGGAAATCACCCAGAATACCACCGCCATCAAGGACGTGTCCGACGAGCTGGCGAGTGACGCCGAGCAGTCACTGAAGCAGTCCCGGGATCTGCATCAGCAGGCCGGCGAGCTTAACGGCCTGGTGAGCGCCTTTACCCTTTAA